From one Lycium barbarum isolate Lr01 chromosome 6, ASM1917538v2, whole genome shotgun sequence genomic stretch:
- the LOC132598453 gene encoding uncharacterized protein LOC132598453 isoform X3, with protein sequence MAWSILVTTGQGPGPRDSHSAVLVGHRMVVFGGTNGLRKVNDIHVLDVRSQEWTQLECQGNPPSPRESHTATLVGGDKLVIFGGSGEGEANYLNDLHVLDLKTMRWSSPDVRGEMPAPRDSHTAVAIGNRLYIYGGDCGDRYQGDVDVLDMDTLMWSKLDVVGPSPGARAGHASVNFGSKVYVIGGVGDKKYYNDVWVLDVINSSWTQLDVMGQKPQGRFSHTAAARNTDIVIYGGCGEDERPLNELLILQFGVEYPNGTSTFSGCRASGNTSHYDKKRFLREKDNSSQEAICRGKKEDILATGSQELEFVSKAAFRFSSDTLHPKRRRMSHNSHVFNLESDQEDQPSLSQRCSPPSQSDVEMSTIKPVSGSGTASDRFPLARQQQHLTPSNCQPRNVVTRNPHDLQLFREQLNPSNSGHVSAVLMGKQEVQCQSVEAGRFHNLIGAEIRGKVDGAFDSGYLMTAIVNGKIFRGVLFAPAPDLVQRGPILGQNPSPPPGQIGVSYANTHANHVSLACRRQPQQLVQMQVPELGRQSLEKVPVRGSTSSVMRSSHQLEKDSQQRKELEGVVLTLGGPGCGNGRT encoded by the exons ATGGCTTGGAGCATCCTTGTGACAACAGGGCAAGGACCGGGGCCAAGAGATAGCCACAGTGCTGTTCTTGTTGGCCACAGAATGGTAGTATTTGGGGGTACAAATGGCTTAAGGAAGGTCAATGATATTCATGTATTGGATGTCAGGAGCCAAGAATGGACTCAACTCGAATGTCAAGGCAATCCACCTTCCCCGCGTGAAAGTCACACGGCTACTCTCGTTGGTGGTGATAAATTAGTCATCTTTGGTGGTAGTGGTGAAGGCGAGGCAAACTATTTGAATGATTTACATGTTTTGGACCTTAAAACTATGAGGTGGTCATCTCCTGATGTGAGGGGTGAAATGCCTGCTCCTAGGGATAGTCATACTGCTGTTGCGATCGGTAATAGGCTCTATATTTATGGTGGAGACTGTGGTGACCGATATCAAGGTGACGTTGATGTGCTCGACATGGACACACTAATGTGGTCGAAG CTGGATGTTGTTGGACCATCACCTGGTGCTCGAGCCGGTCATGCCTCTGTGAATTTTGGGTCGAAG GTATATGTGATTGGTGGAGTTGGAGACAAGAAATACTACAATGATGTTTGGGTTCTTGATGTGATAAATTCATCATGGACGCAGCTTGATGTAATGGGCCAAAAACCACAGGGACGATTTTCTCATACTGCTGCTGCTCGGAACACGGATATTGTAATCTATGGAGG TTGTGGTGAGGATGAGCGGCCACTTAATGAGTTACTTATCTTGCAGTTTGGAGTAGAATATCCTAATGGGACTAGCACCTTTTCTGGTTGCAGAGCTTCTGGAAATACAAGTCATTATGATAAGAAAAGGTTCCTCAGAGAAAAAGACAATAGCTCG CAGGAAGCCATATGTAGGGGAAAGAAGGAAGATATACTAGCAACAGGATCTCAAGAACTTGAGTTCGTATCAAAAGCAGCTTTTCGCTTTAGTTCTG ACACATTGCATCCAAAGAGGAGAAGAATGAGCCACAATTCACACGTATTTAATCTGGAGTCGGATCAAGAAGATCAGCCTTCTCTATCTCAACGCTGTTCTCCTCCGTCCCAATCCGACGTAGAAATGAGTACTATTAAGCCAGTCTCTGGTTCCGGCACTGCATCAGATCGGTTTCCTTTAGCAAGGCAGCAGCAACATTTGACCCCTAGCAATTGCCAACCTAGGAATGTCGTAACAAGGAATCCTCATGATTTACAATTATTTAGAGAACAATTAAATCCATCAAACTCAGGACATGTATCTGCCGTTCTTATGGGTAAGCAGGAAGTACAATGCCAATCCGTGGAGGCAGGACGATTCCACAACTTG ATTGGAGCTGAGATCCGGGGAAAAGTCGACGGAGCATTTGATTCTGGTTATCTGATGACCGCCATTGTTAATGgaaagatttttcgaggtgttcTGTTTGCTCCG GCACCTGATCTAGTACAACGAGGACCCATCCTTGGTCAGAATCCTTCACCCCCTCCGGGACAGATTGGTGTCAGCTATGCTAACACACACGCTAATCATGTAAGTCTGGCTTGTCGAAGGCAACCTCAGCAGTTGGTGCAAATGCAAGTTCCAGAACTCGGACGACAGAGCTTAGAGAAGGTTCCGGTTAGAGGATCAACATCATCAGTCATGAGATCATCTCATCAACTAGAGAAGGATTCACAGCAAAGAAAAGAACTTGAAGGAGTGGTTCTCACACTAGGAGGTCCAGGATGTGGCAATGGAAGAACATAG
- the LOC132598453 gene encoding acyl-CoA-binding domain-containing protein 6-like isoform X1 yields MGSLGGEVSASVQKKKAMWLYPKVMGVHPSERWGHSSCYSNGFVYVFGGCRGGLHFSDVLVLNLEAMAWSILVTTGQGPGPRDSHSAVLVGHRMVVFGGTNGLRKVNDIHVLDVRSQEWTQLECQGNPPSPRESHTATLVGGDKLVIFGGSGEGEANYLNDLHVLDLKTMRWSSPDVRGEMPAPRDSHTAVAIGNRLYIYGGDCGDRYQGDVDVLDMDTLMWSKLDVVGPSPGARAGHASVNFGSKVYVIGGVGDKKYYNDVWVLDVINSSWTQLDVMGQKPQGRFSHTAAARNTDIVIYGGCGEDERPLNELLILQFGVEYPNGTSTFSGCRASGNTSHYDKKRFLREKDNSSQEAICRGKKEDILATGSQELEFVSKAAFRFSSDTLHPKRRRMSHNSHVFNLESDQEDQPSLSQRCSPPSQSDVEMSTIKPVSGSGTASDRFPLARQQQHLTPSNCQPRNVVTRNPHDLQLFREQLNPSNSGHVSAVLMGKQEVQCQSVEAGRFHNLIGAEIRGKVDGAFDSGYLMTAIVNGKIFRGVLFAPAPDLVQRGPILGQNPSPPPGQIGVSYANTHANHVSLACRRQPQQLVQMQVPELGRQSLEKVPVRGSTSSVMRSSHQLEKDSQQRKELEGVVLTLGGPGCGNGRT; encoded by the exons ATGGGATCTTTAGGTGGTGAAGTATCAGCATCAGTACAGAAGAAGAAGGCAATGTGGTTATATCCAAAGGTGATGGGTGTTCATCCTTCTGAGAGATGGGGCCATTCTTCTTGTTACTCTAATGGCTTTGTTTATGTTTTTGGG gGATGTCGAGGGGGTTTACATTTTAGCGATGTACTTGTACTAAATCTTGAGGCAATGGCTTGGAGCATCCTTGTGACAACAGGGCAAGGACCGGGGCCAAGAGATAGCCACAGTGCTGTTCTTGTTGGCCACAGAATGGTAGTATTTGGGGGTACAAATGGCTTAAGGAAGGTCAATGATATTCATGTATTGGATGTCAGGAGCCAAGAATGGACTCAACTCGAATGTCAAGGCAATCCACCTTCCCCGCGTGAAAGTCACACGGCTACTCTCGTTGGTGGTGATAAATTAGTCATCTTTGGTGGTAGTGGTGAAGGCGAGGCAAACTATTTGAATGATTTACATGTTTTGGACCTTAAAACTATGAGGTGGTCATCTCCTGATGTGAGGGGTGAAATGCCTGCTCCTAGGGATAGTCATACTGCTGTTGCGATCGGTAATAGGCTCTATATTTATGGTGGAGACTGTGGTGACCGATATCAAGGTGACGTTGATGTGCTCGACATGGACACACTAATGTGGTCGAAG CTGGATGTTGTTGGACCATCACCTGGTGCTCGAGCCGGTCATGCCTCTGTGAATTTTGGGTCGAAG GTATATGTGATTGGTGGAGTTGGAGACAAGAAATACTACAATGATGTTTGGGTTCTTGATGTGATAAATTCATCATGGACGCAGCTTGATGTAATGGGCCAAAAACCACAGGGACGATTTTCTCATACTGCTGCTGCTCGGAACACGGATATTGTAATCTATGGAGG TTGTGGTGAGGATGAGCGGCCACTTAATGAGTTACTTATCTTGCAGTTTGGAGTAGAATATCCTAATGGGACTAGCACCTTTTCTGGTTGCAGAGCTTCTGGAAATACAAGTCATTATGATAAGAAAAGGTTCCTCAGAGAAAAAGACAATAGCTCG CAGGAAGCCATATGTAGGGGAAAGAAGGAAGATATACTAGCAACAGGATCTCAAGAACTTGAGTTCGTATCAAAAGCAGCTTTTCGCTTTAGTTCTG ACACATTGCATCCAAAGAGGAGAAGAATGAGCCACAATTCACACGTATTTAATCTGGAGTCGGATCAAGAAGATCAGCCTTCTCTATCTCAACGCTGTTCTCCTCCGTCCCAATCCGACGTAGAAATGAGTACTATTAAGCCAGTCTCTGGTTCCGGCACTGCATCAGATCGGTTTCCTTTAGCAAGGCAGCAGCAACATTTGACCCCTAGCAATTGCCAACCTAGGAATGTCGTAACAAGGAATCCTCATGATTTACAATTATTTAGAGAACAATTAAATCCATCAAACTCAGGACATGTATCTGCCGTTCTTATGGGTAAGCAGGAAGTACAATGCCAATCCGTGGAGGCAGGACGATTCCACAACTTG ATTGGAGCTGAGATCCGGGGAAAAGTCGACGGAGCATTTGATTCTGGTTATCTGATGACCGCCATTGTTAATGgaaagatttttcgaggtgttcTGTTTGCTCCG GCACCTGATCTAGTACAACGAGGACCCATCCTTGGTCAGAATCCTTCACCCCCTCCGGGACAGATTGGTGTCAGCTATGCTAACACACACGCTAATCATGTAAGTCTGGCTTGTCGAAGGCAACCTCAGCAGTTGGTGCAAATGCAAGTTCCAGAACTCGGACGACAGAGCTTAGAGAAGGTTCCGGTTAGAGGATCAACATCATCAGTCATGAGATCATCTCATCAACTAGAGAAGGATTCACAGCAAAGAAAAGAACTTGAAGGAGTGGTTCTCACACTAGGAGGTCCAGGATGTGGCAATGGAAGAACATAG
- the LOC132598453 gene encoding tip elongation aberrant protein 1-like isoform X2 — MGSLGGEVSASVQKKKAMWLYPKVMGVHPSERWGHSSCYSNGFVYVFGGCRGGLHFSDVLVLNLEAMAWSILVTTGQGPGPRDSHSAVLVGHRMVVFGGTNGLRKVNDIHVLDVRSQEWTQLECQGNPPSPRESHTATLVGGDKLVIFGGSGEGEANYLNDLHVLDLKTMRWSSPDVRGEMPAPRDSHTAVAIGNRLYIYGGDCGDRYQGDVDVLDMDTLMWSKLDVVGPSPGARAGHASVNFGSKVYVIGGVGDKKYYNDVWVLDVINSSWTQLDVMGQKPQGRFSHTAAARNTDIVIYGGCGEDERPLNELLILQFGVEYPNGTSTFSGCRASGNTSHYDKKRFLREKDNSSEAICRGKKEDILATGSQELEFVSKAAFRFSSDTLHPKRRRMSHNSHVFNLESDQEDQPSLSQRCSPPSQSDVEMSTIKPVSGSGTASDRFPLARQQQHLTPSNCQPRNVVTRNPHDLQLFREQLNPSNSGHVSAVLMGKQEVQCQSVEAGRFHNLIGAEIRGKVDGAFDSGYLMTAIVNGKIFRGVLFAPAPDLVQRGPILGQNPSPPPGQIGVSYANTHANHVSLACRRQPQQLVQMQVPELGRQSLEKVPVRGSTSSVMRSSHQLEKDSQQRKELEGVVLTLGGPGCGNGRT; from the exons ATGGGATCTTTAGGTGGTGAAGTATCAGCATCAGTACAGAAGAAGAAGGCAATGTGGTTATATCCAAAGGTGATGGGTGTTCATCCTTCTGAGAGATGGGGCCATTCTTCTTGTTACTCTAATGGCTTTGTTTATGTTTTTGGG gGATGTCGAGGGGGTTTACATTTTAGCGATGTACTTGTACTAAATCTTGAGGCAATGGCTTGGAGCATCCTTGTGACAACAGGGCAAGGACCGGGGCCAAGAGATAGCCACAGTGCTGTTCTTGTTGGCCACAGAATGGTAGTATTTGGGGGTACAAATGGCTTAAGGAAGGTCAATGATATTCATGTATTGGATGTCAGGAGCCAAGAATGGACTCAACTCGAATGTCAAGGCAATCCACCTTCCCCGCGTGAAAGTCACACGGCTACTCTCGTTGGTGGTGATAAATTAGTCATCTTTGGTGGTAGTGGTGAAGGCGAGGCAAACTATTTGAATGATTTACATGTTTTGGACCTTAAAACTATGAGGTGGTCATCTCCTGATGTGAGGGGTGAAATGCCTGCTCCTAGGGATAGTCATACTGCTGTTGCGATCGGTAATAGGCTCTATATTTATGGTGGAGACTGTGGTGACCGATATCAAGGTGACGTTGATGTGCTCGACATGGACACACTAATGTGGTCGAAG CTGGATGTTGTTGGACCATCACCTGGTGCTCGAGCCGGTCATGCCTCTGTGAATTTTGGGTCGAAG GTATATGTGATTGGTGGAGTTGGAGACAAGAAATACTACAATGATGTTTGGGTTCTTGATGTGATAAATTCATCATGGACGCAGCTTGATGTAATGGGCCAAAAACCACAGGGACGATTTTCTCATACTGCTGCTGCTCGGAACACGGATATTGTAATCTATGGAGG TTGTGGTGAGGATGAGCGGCCACTTAATGAGTTACTTATCTTGCAGTTTGGAGTAGAATATCCTAATGGGACTAGCACCTTTTCTGGTTGCAGAGCTTCTGGAAATACAAGTCATTATGATAAGAAAAGGTTCCTCAGAGAAAAAGACAATAGCTCG GAAGCCATATGTAGGGGAAAGAAGGAAGATATACTAGCAACAGGATCTCAAGAACTTGAGTTCGTATCAAAAGCAGCTTTTCGCTTTAGTTCTG ACACATTGCATCCAAAGAGGAGAAGAATGAGCCACAATTCACACGTATTTAATCTGGAGTCGGATCAAGAAGATCAGCCTTCTCTATCTCAACGCTGTTCTCCTCCGTCCCAATCCGACGTAGAAATGAGTACTATTAAGCCAGTCTCTGGTTCCGGCACTGCATCAGATCGGTTTCCTTTAGCAAGGCAGCAGCAACATTTGACCCCTAGCAATTGCCAACCTAGGAATGTCGTAACAAGGAATCCTCATGATTTACAATTATTTAGAGAACAATTAAATCCATCAAACTCAGGACATGTATCTGCCGTTCTTATGGGTAAGCAGGAAGTACAATGCCAATCCGTGGAGGCAGGACGATTCCACAACTTG ATTGGAGCTGAGATCCGGGGAAAAGTCGACGGAGCATTTGATTCTGGTTATCTGATGACCGCCATTGTTAATGgaaagatttttcgaggtgttcTGTTTGCTCCG GCACCTGATCTAGTACAACGAGGACCCATCCTTGGTCAGAATCCTTCACCCCCTCCGGGACAGATTGGTGTCAGCTATGCTAACACACACGCTAATCATGTAAGTCTGGCTTGTCGAAGGCAACCTCAGCAGTTGGTGCAAATGCAAGTTCCAGAACTCGGACGACAGAGCTTAGAGAAGGTTCCGGTTAGAGGATCAACATCATCAGTCATGAGATCATCTCATCAACTAGAGAAGGATTCACAGCAAAGAAAAGAACTTGAAGGAGTGGTTCTCACACTAGGAGGTCCAGGATGTGGCAATGGAAGAACATAG
- the LOC132644561 gene encoding uncharacterized protein LOC132644561: MGLGCVLMQRGKVIAYASRQLKNHEKNYSTHDLELAAVVFALKLWRHYLYGEPSSIRPLAIDFQRLANSGVRLDATPCGGILACVVAQSSLIEYVKAHQFEDRRLLKLKEQVEQGQTKRATIDSDRLLWHDGRLCVPDVEDVRQTIMEEAHSSRYSIHPGATKMYQDLKKHFWGMRMKRNISDYVARCLNCQQVKYEH; the protein is encoded by the exons ATGGGTTTAGGTTGTGTTCTGATGCAGAGAGgaaaggtgattgcatatgcctcTAGACAGCTTAAGAATCACGAGAAGAACTACTCGACTCATGATTTAGAGCTAGCAGCAGTGGTCTTTGCATTGAAGTTGTggcggcattatttgtatggcgagCCAT CCTCAATCCGACCTTTAGCTATAGATTTTCAGCGGTTGGCCAATAGTGGTGTTAGACTTGATGCCACGCCTTGTGGAGGGATACTTGCTTGCGTAGTTGCACAATCTTCTTTGATTGAGTATGTCAAAGCTCATCAGTTCGAGGATCGCCGGTTGCTTAAGCTCAAAGAGCAAGTGGAGCAGGGACAGACTAAGAGAGCGACTATTGACTCCGATAGACTGTTATGGCATgatggcaggttatgtgtaccagaTGTAGAAGACGTGAGGCAGACTATTATGGAAGAAGCTCATAGTTCTCGCTATTCCATACATCCGggagctacaaagatgtatcaagaCTTGAAGAAACATTTCTGGGGGATGAGGATGAAGAGAAACATATCTGATTATGTGGCTCGTtgtttgaattgccaacaggttaagtatgagcattaG
- the LOC132598453 gene encoding uncharacterized protein LOC132598453 isoform X4 yields the protein MGSLGGEVSASVQKKKAMWLYPKVMGVHPSERWGHSSCYSNGFVYVFGGCRGGLHFSDVLVLNLEAMAWSILVTTGQGPGPRDSHSAVLVGHRMVVFGGTNGLRKLDVVGPSPGARAGHASVNFGSKVYVIGGVGDKKYYNDVWVLDVINSSWTQLDVMGQKPQGRFSHTAAARNTDIVIYGGCGEDERPLNELLILQFGVEYPNGTSTFSGCRASGNTSHYDKKRFLREKDNSSQEAICRGKKEDILATGSQELEFVSKAAFRFSSDTLHPKRRRMSHNSHVFNLESDQEDQPSLSQRCSPPSQSDVEMSTIKPVSGSGTASDRFPLARQQQHLTPSNCQPRNVVTRNPHDLQLFREQLNPSNSGHVSAVLMGKQEVQCQSVEAGRFHNLIGAEIRGKVDGAFDSGYLMTAIVNGKIFRGVLFAPAPDLVQRGPILGQNPSPPPGQIGVSYANTHANHVSLACRRQPQQLVQMQVPELGRQSLEKVPVRGSTSSVMRSSHQLEKDSQQRKELEGVVLTLGGPGCGNGRT from the exons ATGGGATCTTTAGGTGGTGAAGTATCAGCATCAGTACAGAAGAAGAAGGCAATGTGGTTATATCCAAAGGTGATGGGTGTTCATCCTTCTGAGAGATGGGGCCATTCTTCTTGTTACTCTAATGGCTTTGTTTATGTTTTTGGG gGATGTCGAGGGGGTTTACATTTTAGCGATGTACTTGTACTAAATCTTGAGGCAATGGCTTGGAGCATCCTTGTGACAACAGGGCAAGGACCGGGGCCAAGAGATAGCCACAGTGCTGTTCTTGTTGGCCACAGAATGGTAGTATTTGGGGGTACAAATGGCTTAAGGAAG CTGGATGTTGTTGGACCATCACCTGGTGCTCGAGCCGGTCATGCCTCTGTGAATTTTGGGTCGAAG GTATATGTGATTGGTGGAGTTGGAGACAAGAAATACTACAATGATGTTTGGGTTCTTGATGTGATAAATTCATCATGGACGCAGCTTGATGTAATGGGCCAAAAACCACAGGGACGATTTTCTCATACTGCTGCTGCTCGGAACACGGATATTGTAATCTATGGAGG TTGTGGTGAGGATGAGCGGCCACTTAATGAGTTACTTATCTTGCAGTTTGGAGTAGAATATCCTAATGGGACTAGCACCTTTTCTGGTTGCAGAGCTTCTGGAAATACAAGTCATTATGATAAGAAAAGGTTCCTCAGAGAAAAAGACAATAGCTCG CAGGAAGCCATATGTAGGGGAAAGAAGGAAGATATACTAGCAACAGGATCTCAAGAACTTGAGTTCGTATCAAAAGCAGCTTTTCGCTTTAGTTCTG ACACATTGCATCCAAAGAGGAGAAGAATGAGCCACAATTCACACGTATTTAATCTGGAGTCGGATCAAGAAGATCAGCCTTCTCTATCTCAACGCTGTTCTCCTCCGTCCCAATCCGACGTAGAAATGAGTACTATTAAGCCAGTCTCTGGTTCCGGCACTGCATCAGATCGGTTTCCTTTAGCAAGGCAGCAGCAACATTTGACCCCTAGCAATTGCCAACCTAGGAATGTCGTAACAAGGAATCCTCATGATTTACAATTATTTAGAGAACAATTAAATCCATCAAACTCAGGACATGTATCTGCCGTTCTTATGGGTAAGCAGGAAGTACAATGCCAATCCGTGGAGGCAGGACGATTCCACAACTTG ATTGGAGCTGAGATCCGGGGAAAAGTCGACGGAGCATTTGATTCTGGTTATCTGATGACCGCCATTGTTAATGgaaagatttttcgaggtgttcTGTTTGCTCCG GCACCTGATCTAGTACAACGAGGACCCATCCTTGGTCAGAATCCTTCACCCCCTCCGGGACAGATTGGTGTCAGCTATGCTAACACACACGCTAATCATGTAAGTCTGGCTTGTCGAAGGCAACCTCAGCAGTTGGTGCAAATGCAAGTTCCAGAACTCGGACGACAGAGCTTAGAGAAGGTTCCGGTTAGAGGATCAACATCATCAGTCATGAGATCATCTCATCAACTAGAGAAGGATTCACAGCAAAGAAAAGAACTTGAAGGAGTGGTTCTCACACTAGGAGGTCCAGGATGTGGCAATGGAAGAACATAG